A genomic window from Cydia amplana chromosome 3, ilCydAmpl1.1, whole genome shotgun sequence includes:
- the LOC134662550 gene encoding uncharacterized protein LOC134662550 translates to MTHQSTLPITSLENFSGGNWRSYEEQLNCYMLLHDISEDKKVPLLITKLTSNVYDTLSGLCAPDIPIKSTYEDLCKKLQEFYHPKINLAVHRARFMDRKQEEGETIKEYLLAVRKLAKDCDFKDVDEHLKERLLNGVHNETIRYEVLKMADATLAKLTAVAETAEMAFKLSAKPVDVFKLSTDRGKVSLQPQKKRQQQQQQSKCLCCGKTGHWKDQCTLRFKYCSECGRKGHIFRLCPLKKPNLKTVVCSEEKEDVCETNELDDMYQTLNLG, encoded by the exons atgacacACCAGTCAACGCTCCCTATTACTAGCTTAGAAAATTTCAGTGGTGGAAATTGGAGAAGTTATGAGGAGCAACTCAATTGTTACATGTTATTGCATGATATCTCGGAAGACAAAAAGGTTCCGCTCTTAATAACGAAATTAACAAGTAACGTGTATGACACATTGTCAGGGTTATGTGCCCCAGATATACCAATTAAAAGTACATATGAGGATCTATGTAAAAAACTGCAAGAATTTTATCACCCCAAAATAAATCTAGCAGTGCACAGAGCGAGATTCATGGACAGGAAACAAGAAGAAGGAGAAACGATAAAAGAATACCTGTTAGCTGTTCGCAAACTGGCTAAAGACTGCGATTTCAAGGATGTAGATGAACATTTAAAAGAAAGACTGTTGAATGGCGTTCACAACGAGACAATCAGATATGAAGTATTGAAGATGGCCGATGCGACTCTGGCAAAGTTAACAGCAGTGGCGGAGACAGCAGAGATGGCTTTTAAACTATCGGCCAAGCCAGTTGATGTGTTCAAGCTCTCAACGGATCGTGGGAAAGTGAGTCTACAGCCTCAAAAAAAgcggcaacaacaacaacaacagtcaAAGTGCCTGTGTTGCGGCAAGACAGGACATTGGAAGGATCAGTGCACCTTGCGCTTTAAGTACTGTTCGGAATGTGGCAGGAAGGGACACATATTTAGGCTATGCCCCCTAAAGAAACCAAACCTGAAAACTGTGGTTTGCTCCGAAGAAAAAGAAGATGTTTGTGAAACTAATGAACTAGATGACATGTATCAGACGCTTAATTTGGGAt GA